A genomic segment from ANME-2 cluster archaeon encodes:
- a CDS encoding DUF5591 domain-containing protein yields the protein MIIPEHERSAEPLIGENVIKHPDMVRAVEWVLTEYEPPKREICIFVPCSKAKPYHESPSHKMFDSIIFRHLTHDQVHVVVFGTCGVTPRELDTEYPFMDYQFMLGRCDIPKVKREFHKLESQRLARYLELTKQHYRHRIAYCLGDFRLAMEKAVELSQVKVDIVPRPGTMEKLHNPDLKFSFGSLYHQEYQRDLDEAICRAAGLDNSKDMVTDIQATSDDAVTDIQTTSNDTVTDIWRTNVRVTDDSDWYII from the coding sequence GTGATAATACCTGAACATGAACGATCTGCTGAACCCCTGATAGGTGAAAATGTGATTAAACACCCTGATATGGTCAGGGCTGTTGAATGGGTTCTCACCGAATATGAACCCCCAAAGCGGGAGATATGCATCTTCGTTCCGTGTTCGAAAGCAAAACCATATCATGAAAGTCCGTCCCATAAAATGTTTGACAGTATCATATTCAGGCATCTCACTCATGACCAGGTACACGTAGTGGTATTTGGTACCTGCGGCGTAACGCCCAGGGAACTGGATACTGAATATCCGTTTATGGATTACCAGTTCATGCTGGGGCGGTGTGACATACCAAAGGTCAAACGGGAATTCCACAAGTTAGAGAGCCAGAGACTGGCACGTTATCTTGAGTTAACGAAGCAGCATTATAGACACAGGATCGCGTATTGTTTGGGAGATTTCAGGTTGGCCATGGAAAAGGCAGTGGAACTTAGCCAGGTCAAGGTGGACATTGTACCAAGACCCGGGACAATGGAAAAACTCCATAACCCTGACTTGAAATTCAGCTTCGGAAGTCTTTATCACCAGGAATACCAGAGGGATCTCGATGAAGCTATCTGCCGGGCAGCTGGCCTGGATAATTCAAAGGATATGGTAACAGATATCCAGGCAACTTCAGATGATGCGGTAACAGATATCCAGACAACTTCAAATGATACGGTAACAGATATCTGGAGAACAAATGTCCGGGTAACAGATGATTCTGATTGGTATATTATATGA